TCAACTGCCATGACCTGAAATTGTAAAATATGGCATCCTTGAGCATAACCTCATAAATAAAATTGTAACCAATCAGTTAAAGCCATTGGCAGAAAATTTGGTTTCTTAGGAGGTTCTAGGTTTGTATCACACTGGGGCGTTCATTCAGGAGGTTAAAAAAAGAGTGCAGATCAATAATATGAAAATGTCATGGTCTATATAAATAAGGAAATAACAACCTACATACCGTGCCAGCAGCAACTGCTTCCCCATGAAGCCACTGTCCATATCCAACACCAGTCTCAATAGCCTGTGAATATCAGTGGATAGCTCATAAAAAAATGACTCGATGAATAAATATACAATTTAGGAATGTGACATTTCACAGGAAATCAAATGATAtgactgtatttttaaaagtaatATCATTCATCAGAATCGAATTATCACACTCACATGACCAAAAGTATGACCCAAGTTCAATGTTGCCCTCAATCCACTTTCCTTCTCATCTAGGGACACAACCTCAGCCTTATTTTCGCACGACCGCTTGATAGCATAAGTAAATGCTCTGGAATCCCTGCAAAGGAGATAGCTCTTTTATGTTACGGGTCAAATCATCAACAAAACAAAACCATATACCCATGGACAACAGATAAACAAATCTTTTATGCAAAAGCAGTGAAATTTTCATCTATTGCACTCATTTTATGCAGCTACTCTTTGAATAATGTAGATCTCAGAAATTTAACAAGGTCTCATGCAACTATTTCTATTACTTCAACATCCAACAAACAAATCACATCTCGCTGTTTAATGTTGAAGGAGATATGCAATAAGtgacaaaataaattatacCTTGCCATGAGCGCCTGCATGTTGTTTTCCTGCCATTCAAAAAATTCGGCATCTCGAATAAGCCCATATTTAATGACTTCTGCAAGCCCTGATGCTAATTCTCGATCCGGTAATGTATTCAAAGTGTCAGTGTCTACAAGCACACATTGTGGTTGGTAGAATGCTCCAATCATATTTTTACCAAGCCGGTGGTTGATTCCAGTTTTACCCCCAACCGAAGAATCTACCTGAAGTAAAAAACATAGCAGAATAACAGTGAAAACTAAATGATGTAAAAATATGACGAACTATCTGAGATGAAACTAGTCTATCAGTGTCATACCTGTGCCATGACAGTGGTAGGGATCTGAATGAAATTTACTCCACGCAGGTAAGAAGCCGCAGCATATCCACACATGTCACCAATGACTCCACCTCCAAGAGCCACAAATGTACAGCGTCGGTCCATTCGTGACTCAATTGCTTTATCAAAAACTTTCATGAGAGTGTCCTATGAAAACACAAATAAAGCCAGAACTTAAGTTGCCATTGAAGATTGATTCCAGATGGTAATGTCCTCAGAACAAAGGATACTTACCATGTTCTTATATTGCTCTCCATCTGGTAAAATCACGCTCTCAACTATGACATTAGGATTTCGGTCAGTTAAAGCCCAAATTGTTTTATCAAGATACAATGGAGCGATAGTGGTATTGGTGACCACCAGGACTCGCTTTCCATGAACATGCCTATAATGTAATAGTGAGTTAATAGTAATCTTACTGTAACAAGAGAACAAAGCAAAAGCCAAACTCAATCCTCCTAACATGTGGTACAAGAAATTGGAAAAAGTGAAGAATCACAAATTTGAGAGCAAAACAGAGAGAATAAGGATAGATAAACATCAACATATtattatagtaaaatataaaatacaaggaatattattttttcacttTGTCTTTTGGCGTGAGTAGTGAAGGCATGGAAGAAGCCATTACACTAACCAGTGGGTGTAGGGCTCTCATCATAATGGAAGAATCCAGTAGCAAAGGAACTTATTTAGATGCTCGGTAACTAATTAAGAAGTTCATAATGAATCCCAAGAACACAGGCAAATAACAAAGACA
The sequence above is a segment of the Primulina tabacum isolate GXHZ01 chromosome 6, ASM2559414v2, whole genome shotgun sequence genome. Coding sequences within it:
- the LOC142549529 gene encoding 3-dehydroquinate synthase, chloroplastic-like → MAASSSFCSQHTLPLPTPSHSHNKLTSRYSLVRLHASSSFSYSSSCLSSEYNSYYSGIRAGKIGLKASATPAAPVMDQTSSSSPGVSTIVEVDLGDRSYPIYIGSGLLDQPQLLQRHVHGKRVLVVTNTTIAPLYLDKTIWALTDRNPNVIVESVILPDGEQYKNMDTLMKVFDKAIESRMDRRCTFVALGGGVIGDMCGYAAASYLRGVNFIQIPTTVMAQVDSSVGGKTGINHRLGKNMIGAFYQPQCVLVDTDTLNTLPDRELASGLAEVIKYGLIRDAEFFEWQENNMQALMARDSRAFTYAIKRSCENKAEVVSLDEKESGLRATLNLGHTFGHAIETGVGYGQWLHGEAVAAGTVMAVDMSCQLGWIDDSLVKRVYNIFQRAKLPTAPPESMTVDMFKSVMAVDKKVADGLLRLILLKGPLGGCVFTGEYDRQALENTLRAFCKS